The following proteins are co-located in the Sulfitobacter guttiformis genome:
- a CDS encoding ABC transporter substrate-binding protein, whose translation MEILTRRQTLAGMAASAAALGLGAPAIAQGRKITLGALSFTSHAGTFVGVEREYFKQAGLDVEIKFFQAAQPMAVAIASGDVDYAVTAISGGLVSLADKGAIKVIGGALQEEAGIDGQKFLVSDAAFQAGITAPSMLDGKSYGISTAGSSFHYMGAKMAEAEGITLQYKPLQKVGAIIGALKSGQIDAWSIVPHIAKPLAGSGAVHIVGDVVTYLPDYQVTTVFTSAKNASEEKQMTTDYLAAYSKGVSDYNAAMIARDGGDEGENAMVDLLHKYVYTDQPREKAAPSIINGTMRLNEGAAMNVASVRDQLEWFQSEDLVGKDIKLDALIDTSFVETVGA comes from the coding sequence ATGGAAATTTTGACAAGGCGCCAGACATTGGCAGGCATGGCGGCGTCCGCTGCAGCACTGGGTCTGGGTGCACCGGCGATTGCGCAGGGACGAAAAATCACATTGGGCGCGCTGAGTTTCACCAGCCACGCGGGTACATTTGTAGGGGTCGAGCGCGAATATTTCAAACAGGCCGGTCTTGATGTCGAGATCAAATTCTTTCAGGCCGCACAACCGATGGCAGTGGCGATTGCTTCGGGCGATGTAGATTATGCGGTTACGGCGATTTCTGGCGGACTTGTGTCGCTGGCCGACAAGGGCGCGATCAAGGTGATCGGTGGAGCCCTACAAGAAGAAGCGGGCATTGACGGTCAGAAATTCCTCGTCTCGGATGCGGCGTTTCAGGCGGGGATCACGGCGCCATCCATGCTCGACGGTAAATCATACGGGATCAGCACTGCGGGATCTTCGTTCCATTACATGGGGGCAAAGATGGCCGAGGCCGAGGGCATCACCCTCCAGTACAAACCGCTGCAGAAGGTCGGCGCTATTATTGGTGCTTTGAAATCCGGCCAGATTGATGCGTGGTCGATTGTTCCGCACATTGCAAAGCCGCTGGCGGGATCGGGTGCGGTGCATATTGTCGGGGATGTCGTAACGTACCTTCCTGATTATCAGGTCACAACCGTGTTTACCTCGGCCAAGAACGCGAGCGAAGAAAAGCAGATGACCACAGATTACCTTGCCGCCTATTCCAAGGGTGTATCTGATTACAACGCGGCAATGATCGCACGCGATGGCGGCGACGAAGGCGAGAACGCAATGGTCGATCTGCTGCACAAATATGTCTACACCGACCAGCCGCGGGAAAAAGCGGCTCCCTCGATCATCAACGGCACCATGCGGCTGAACGAGGGTGCTGCGATGAATGTGGCGTCAGTCCGCGACCAGTTGGAGTGGTTCCAATCCGAGGATCTGGTCGGTAAGGATATCAAGCTTGATGCGTTGATCGACACATCCTTCGTCGAGACAGTCGGCGCGTAA
- a CDS encoding ABC transporter ATP-binding protein, producing MDLKLEAVTHRYDKTVVLRNVSLDVPSGRITCIVGPSGCGKSTLLRLLGGLEQPSEGAVRQLGTPPAGCLNALTYIFQDFALLPWRTVAGNVALVLEDHKLGNIDAIIANVLARTRLTDFAGALPKQLSGGMKQRVAIARALAVNPAVMLMDEPLSALDSQTRELLMDDLVALWTRTPFTAVYVTHNLAEAVRLGHRIVVLSRRPGEVREIVEIETPLEDRRYGDAALEAQQQHLWGLMRDEAAAADAELLYV from the coding sequence ATGGATCTGAAACTGGAAGCGGTTACGCACCGCTATGACAAAACGGTCGTGCTGCGCAATGTTTCTCTGGACGTGCCGTCAGGGCGTATCACCTGTATTGTCGGTCCGTCCGGCTGCGGTAAATCTACGCTCTTGCGTCTGTTGGGCGGATTGGAGCAACCAAGCGAAGGTGCCGTGCGGCAGCTGGGCACCCCGCCCGCAGGATGCCTTAACGCGCTCACGTATATCTTTCAGGATTTTGCGCTGCTGCCATGGCGAACGGTCGCGGGCAATGTGGCGCTGGTGCTGGAGGATCATAAACTTGGCAACATCGATGCGATTATCGCAAATGTCCTTGCCCGCACGCGGCTCACGGATTTTGCAGGTGCACTGCCCAAGCAATTGTCGGGCGGCATGAAACAGCGGGTCGCGATTGCGCGGGCGCTGGCAGTAAACCCTGCGGTGATGCTCATGGACGAGCCGTTGAGCGCGCTCGACAGTCAGACCCGAGAACTACTGATGGATGATCTGGTGGCACTGTGGACGCGTACGCCTTTCACCGCTGTCTACGTAACCCATAATCTCGCCGAGGCCGTTCGGCTGGGGCACCGAATTGTGGTTCTGTCGCGCCGCCCGGGCGAAGTCCGCGAAATCGTCGAAATTGAAACTCCACTGGAGGATCGCCGCTACGGTGATGCGGCGCTTGAGGCGCAGCAACAACACCTTTGGGGCTTGATGCGCGATGAGGCCGCCGCGGCAGATGCGGAGCTGCTTTATGTCTGA
- a CDS encoding ABC transporter permease: MSDLVPFRGGGFAPKRVRGLGIAVFVLLIAFAEWGTQSGWITSLTLPKPSDVLGTFVELWNSGLLFKHLIPSLSRLAVGATAGAIVGISVGVMIGLFAYVRAGLVPLVAAIFPIPKIALLPLFVIWFGIDEGSKYALIAFGTFTPTVVATYAAVDNVDRTLIRMGQSFGLSWWSIVRKIVLPGAMPGILSGLRISLTIAIILLVAAEMLGAQYGVGAYILEAGSLYDLERLFAGVVILSVLGVVVSGVIGMLERRVLRWRV, from the coding sequence ATGTCTGATCTGGTACCCTTTCGCGGCGGTGGTTTTGCGCCAAAGCGCGTGCGCGGCCTCGGTATTGCGGTGTTTGTGCTGTTGATCGCTTTCGCGGAATGGGGCACGCAGAGCGGTTGGATCACCTCGCTGACCCTGCCCAAACCCTCCGACGTTCTTGGAACATTTGTCGAATTGTGGAACAGCGGATTGCTGTTCAAGCACCTGATCCCCTCTCTGAGCAGGCTAGCGGTGGGAGCTACTGCTGGTGCGATTGTGGGCATATCAGTGGGCGTAATGATTGGCCTCTTCGCCTATGTCCGTGCAGGTCTGGTGCCGTTGGTCGCTGCGATTTTTCCGATCCCCAAAATCGCGCTACTGCCACTTTTTGTGATTTGGTTCGGCATCGACGAAGGTAGCAAGTACGCGCTCATCGCGTTTGGTACCTTCACGCCGACGGTGGTCGCGACTTATGCTGCTGTTGATAATGTTGACCGTACACTCATCCGGATGGGACAAAGTTTCGGCCTGTCGTGGTGGTCGATAGTGCGCAAGATCGTGCTGCCGGGGGCGATGCCGGGCATCCTGTCGGGCCTGCGTATTTCGCTCACCATTGCGATTATTTTACTGGTTGCTGCTGAAATGTTGGGCGCGCAATACGGCGTCGGTGCCTATATCCTCGAGGCTGGAAGCCTTTATGATCTGGAGCGGCTGTTTGCCGGAGTTGTGATCTTGTCGGTACTGGGCGTTGTTGTCTCAGGTGTCATCGGGATGCTGGAGCGCAGGGTGCTGCGCTGGCGTGTCTGA
- a CDS encoding hypervirulence associated TUDOR domain-containing protein has protein sequence MAISEGDKVEWDWGNGTATGKVQNSFDEKTTRTIKGSEVTRNGTKADPALYIKQEDGDAVLKLASEVRKA, from the coding sequence ATGGCAATTTCGGAAGGTGATAAGGTCGAGTGGGACTGGGGCAATGGTACAGCCACCGGCAAAGTTCAAAACAGCTTTGACGAAAAGACGACGCGCACGATCAAAGGAAGTGAAGTTACACGCAACGGCACGAAGGCTGATCCAGCACTATACATCAAGCAAGAGGACGGTGATGCCGTCCTCAAACTAGCGTCAGAAGTGCGCAAGGCATGA
- a CDS encoding DNA topoisomerase IB, with the protein MTAELVYYSDDKPGIRRIRRGRGFSYTSPDGTSISDTSERKRLEALAVPPAYEDVWMCPLHNGHLQATGRDARARKQYRYHEEWSEAQAKTKFEGLVNFANSLPRLRAQVSRDLKEDAGAREFALACAVTLIDRTSLRVGNPEYTTQNGSHGALTLRHKHISLEEGGIRLRYTAKGGKKVRKLVKDKTLCRALNKIDDLPGAQILSWLDADEEVHALTSQALNCYIASSAGGEGFTAKTFRTWAGSVAAFEVAEKGGATIKEIAQAAADRLSNTPTVARNSYIHPEIIALAGVDDPKQFDAGRSGLRAAENRLLGFLER; encoded by the coding sequence ATGACGGCTGAGCTGGTCTATTACTCCGATGACAAGCCGGGAATTCGGCGTATCCGGCGTGGTCGGGGGTTCAGCTACACATCCCCGGATGGCACATCGATTTCTGACACGTCGGAGCGCAAAAGGCTTGAGGCATTGGCGGTCCCTCCCGCCTACGAGGATGTCTGGATGTGCCCGCTGCACAACGGGCATCTGCAGGCAACAGGGCGTGATGCCCGTGCGCGCAAACAATACCGATACCATGAGGAATGGTCAGAGGCGCAGGCCAAAACCAAGTTCGAAGGTCTGGTTAATTTTGCCAACAGCCTGCCACGACTGCGTGCTCAGGTAAGTCGTGATTTAAAAGAGGATGCAGGCGCACGGGAATTTGCCCTTGCCTGTGCAGTGACGTTGATCGATCGAACATCTCTGCGCGTGGGCAACCCCGAATACACAACCCAGAACGGTAGCCACGGGGCGCTGACTTTGCGCCACAAGCACATCTCTCTCGAAGAGGGCGGCATCCGCTTGCGGTACACCGCAAAGGGCGGCAAGAAAGTGCGTAAGCTTGTCAAGGACAAGACGTTGTGCCGCGCACTCAACAAGATTGACGACTTGCCCGGTGCGCAAATTCTGTCATGGCTTGACGCTGATGAAGAAGTGCATGCGCTGACGTCTCAGGCCCTCAACTGCTACATCGCTTCATCCGCAGGCGGTGAAGGCTTCACAGCAAAGACATTCCGTACATGGGCCGGCAGTGTTGCGGCGTTCGAGGTGGCGGAAAAAGGTGGTGCCACGATCAAGGAAATCGCGCAAGCTGCAGCAGATCGTTTGTCGAATACACCCACTGTCGCGCGCAACAGTTATATCCACCCCGAGATTATTGCCTTGGCAGGTGTCGATGATCCCAAACAGTTCGACGCGGGCAGGTCGGGGCTACGCGCTGCTGAAAACAGGCTCTTGGGCTTTTTGGAACGGTAG
- a CDS encoding aminotransferase-like domain-containing protein, translated as MDWQQIFATRNNRMKASEIRELLKLLDQPDIISFAGGIPDPDLFPAQAFQEAFSDALTPQNQATALQYSVSEGYGPLRDWIVEEMARLGVPCTRDNILITSGSQQALDYLGKLFLSPGDTALVGWPTYLGALGAFNAYEPRYDRLDPETNRSAADYAKEAGEGRVKFAYMSVDFANPTGKTLDHAMRERVIDLADALDIAVIEDAAYQSLRYEGEALAPVLAREIERKGDINACRTIYCGSFSKTLAPGLRVGWVCGAQQVISQLVLLKQAADLHSSTINQMAIATVARAQFDSHVTKIKAAYSARRDRMLAALEAHMPEGVTWTRPEGGMFVWLELPKQINSADLLARSLESERVAFVPGHAFFADGSGSNTLRLSFSRTNEALIDEGVARLGRLIAAA; from the coding sequence ATGGACTGGCAGCAGATATTCGCAACACGCAACAACCGCATGAAAGCCAGCGAAATTCGCGAACTTCTCAAGCTTTTGGACCAGCCGGATATCATTTCGTTTGCAGGCGGGATACCGGACCCCGATCTATTTCCCGCACAGGCTTTTCAGGAGGCATTTTCGGACGCGCTTACCCCGCAAAATCAGGCCACAGCCTTGCAATACTCCGTTTCCGAAGGGTACGGGCCGCTACGCGACTGGATCGTAGAGGAAATGGCTCGCCTCGGTGTCCCATGCACTCGCGACAACATCCTGATCACTTCAGGCTCGCAACAGGCACTTGATTATCTGGGGAAACTGTTTTTGAGCCCGGGCGATACCGCCCTTGTCGGATGGCCCACTTATTTGGGCGCGCTGGGCGCATTCAACGCCTACGAACCGCGTTATGACCGCCTCGACCCTGAAACAAACCGCTCTGCCGCTGATTACGCCAAAGAAGCCGGCGAAGGGCGTGTGAAATTTGCGTATATGTCTGTGGACTTTGCGAATCCTACCGGTAAGACACTGGATCACGCGATGCGCGAGCGGGTGATTGATCTGGCCGATGCGCTGGACATCGCGGTGATCGAGGATGCCGCATATCAATCGCTGCGCTATGAAGGTGAGGCGCTTGCGCCGGTGCTGGCCCGCGAGATCGAGCGGAAAGGCGACATCAATGCATGCCGGACGATCTATTGTGGGAGCTTTTCCAAAACGCTGGCGCCCGGCCTTCGGGTCGGCTGGGTGTGTGGCGCTCAGCAGGTGATCAGCCAGCTTGTCTTGCTCAAGCAAGCTGCTGATTTGCACAGTTCGACCATCAACCAGATGGCGATTGCCACTGTGGCCCGTGCCCAGTTCGACAGTCATGTGACCAAGATTAAGGCCGCCTATAGCGCGCGCCGTGACCGGATGCTGGCCGCCCTTGAGGCGCATATGCCTGAAGGTGTCACTTGGACCCGTCCGGAAGGCGGCATGTTTGTCTGGCTGGAATTGCCCAAGCAGATCAACAGTGCAGATCTTCTGGCGCGATCACTCGAATCCGAGCGGGTAGCGTTTGTTCCTGGCCATGCGTTTTTTGCGGACGGATCGGGTTCCAATACCCTGCGGTTGAGTTTCAGCCGCACCAACGAGGCACTGATTGATGAAGGCGTGGCGCGGCTGGGTCGGCTGATTGCTGCCGCCTGA
- a CDS encoding DUF1007 family protein — protein MNKFAALCLILCAAPANAHPHIFINAGLVFVVDADNRLTHVQVTWEYDELYSLLVTEDMGIDADYDGVLSEADTARLTGFDMQWIEGYNGDLVGTLAGQNLTLSAPTAPTATLTEGKIVTTHLRAVSGAPQINGTLSFLPYDGTYYTAYDVTLPVLVQGGNGCEVTVDTPDIKGALSMTKAEIGALPEDFDMEAAGLGDIGRRFATDVRVTCAAL, from the coding sequence ATGAACAAATTTGCCGCCCTGTGTTTGATCCTTTGTGCCGCACCTGCGAACGCGCATCCGCACATATTCATCAATGCCGGCCTTGTCTTTGTGGTGGATGCGGATAACCGGCTGACCCATGTTCAGGTGACATGGGAATACGACGAGCTTTACTCCCTGTTAGTGACCGAGGATATGGGGATCGATGCCGATTATGACGGGGTATTAAGCGAGGCAGACACCGCACGCCTGACCGGATTTGATATGCAATGGATCGAGGGGTATAACGGGGATCTTGTGGGGACGCTCGCAGGACAGAACCTGACGTTGTCTGCCCCTACGGCCCCTACCGCAACCTTGACCGAGGGCAAGATCGTCACGACCCATTTACGCGCCGTTTCGGGCGCGCCCCAGATCAACGGCACCCTCAGCTTTCTCCCGTATGACGGGACGTATTACACCGCCTATGACGTAACTTTACCAGTGCTGGTGCAAGGCGGGAACGGCTGCGAGGTCACGGTTGATACGCCTGATATAAAAGGTGCGCTTTCCATGACAAAGGCCGAGATCGGCGCGCTGCCGGAGGATTTCGATATGGAGGCGGCGGGCTTGGGTGATATTGGCAGGCGTTTTGCAACAGACGTGAGGGTGACATGCGCCGCGCTATAA
- a CDS encoding nickel/cobalt transporter, whose translation MRRAITLALALACAVVASLWLSGGFDQLAGWAAGEQRDFQNGIARTLRALRGGDAGAFALLMTSCFAYGFFHAIGPGHGKLLVGGYGLARDVPVVRLSLIALLSSLGQAVTAIALAYAGLWLLGLTRERMVGTAEQWLAPLSYIMIAMIGLWLVVRGMMRLRRVQTPHEHTDPYPAHDHAHHTQANLETCGSCGHRHGPSLAEAQQATSLRDAIVLIAGIAVRPCTGALFVLIITWQMGIPVSGIAGAFAMALGTASVTIAVGIAALGFRGAVTRSIAGASALTWVMPVMEMAAGLVVVALSGALLIRVF comes from the coding sequence ATGCGCCGCGCTATAACCCTTGCTCTGGCGTTGGCCTGTGCAGTTGTCGCCAGTTTATGGCTCAGCGGCGGGTTTGACCAATTGGCCGGATGGGCAGCGGGCGAGCAGCGCGATTTCCAAAACGGCATCGCACGAACATTGCGCGCCTTGCGCGGCGGAGATGCCGGCGCCTTTGCCCTGCTTATGACAAGCTGTTTTGCCTATGGCTTTTTTCACGCGATAGGGCCGGGCCATGGCAAGCTGCTGGTGGGCGGTTACGGTCTGGCGCGGGATGTTCCGGTGGTGCGTCTGTCTCTGATCGCGCTTTTGTCCAGTTTGGGGCAGGCAGTTACCGCAATCGCACTGGCCTATGCCGGACTATGGCTACTGGGCCTCACCCGTGAGCGGATGGTGGGGACAGCGGAGCAATGGCTTGCTCCGCTCAGCTATATCATGATTGCTATGATTGGCCTTTGGCTGGTCGTGCGCGGAATGATGAGGCTGCGGCGCGTACAGACGCCCCATGAACACACTGATCCTTACCCTGCCCATGACCACGCGCACCATACTCAAGCTAACTTGGAGACTTGTGGCAGTTGTGGTCACCGGCACGGTCCATCGCTGGCAGAGGCTCAGCAGGCCACAAGCTTGCGTGATGCAATTGTTCTGATTGCAGGTATTGCTGTTCGCCCCTGCACGGGTGCGCTGTTTGTACTGATCATCACTTGGCAAATGGGCATCCCTGTTTCGGGGATTGCGGGAGCATTTGCTATGGCGCTGGGCACGGCATCCGTGACTATCGCGGTTGGCATCGCTGCTTTGGGGTTTCGCGGGGCTGTTACGCGTAGCATTGCAGGGGCAAGCGCGCTCACCTGGGTCATGCCAGTCATGGAAATGGCAGCAGGCCTTGTGGTGGTTGCCCTGTCAGGCGCGCTTCTGATCCGAGTATTCTAA
- a CDS encoding antibiotic biosynthesis monooxygenase family protein, translating to MYLAMNRFTVTRQNAAAFEALWLGRDSHLKEMEGFVEFHMLKGPEIGGKIIYASHTVWASEEAFRSWTKSEAFRSAHKGAKDTTKLYEGAPTFEGFNAIQQIS from the coding sequence ATGTATCTGGCAATGAACCGGTTTACCGTTACACGTCAAAACGCCGCTGCGTTCGAGGCGCTGTGGTTGGGCCGCGACAGTCACCTCAAAGAGATGGAAGGCTTTGTCGAATTCCACATGCTCAAAGGTCCCGAGATAGGCGGCAAAATCATATACGCTTCACATACGGTCTGGGCGTCCGAAGAGGCGTTCCGGAGCTGGACCAAAAGCGAGGCATTCCGCAGCGCACACAAAGGAGCAAAAGACACCACCAAGCTTTATGAAGGCGCCCCCACTTTCGAGGGCTTCAACGCGATCCAGCAAATTTCATAG
- a CDS encoding Fe(3+) ABC transporter substrate-binding protein, with amino-acid sequence MTVLTRTSPLFLAAAALAVGSCAAFAQSQGEVNLYSSRHYDTDERLYSDFTEATGITINRIEGNADELIARMQAEGANSPADILLTVDTSRLQRAKDAGVLQSVDSDILEERIPTNLQDNDNQWFGFSQRARIIFYDKNDVSEPPLDYLSLADPKYKGLVCHRSSSNVYSQTLLASVIQNHGEEAATTWAQGVVDNFARDPQGGDTDQLAALISGECDISIANTYYFARALRTDVTGVSENIDQIGWVFPAQEAEGAHMNLSGGGVAAHAPNRDNAVAFLEYLSSDQAQQYFSSGNDEFPAVEGVALSESVAKLGTYKADKVDLSAVALNLPAAQKIFNDVGWK; translated from the coding sequence ATGACTGTCCTCACTCGCACATCTCCGCTTTTCCTTGCCGCTGCTGCCCTTGCGGTTGGTTCCTGTGCAGCATTTGCGCAATCGCAAGGAGAGGTAAATCTCTATTCCTCGCGCCATTACGACACAGACGAGCGCCTTTATAGCGACTTCACCGAGGCAACAGGCATCACCATCAACCGGATCGAAGGCAACGCGGATGAATTGATCGCCCGTATGCAGGCCGAAGGTGCAAACTCCCCTGCCGACATCCTGCTGACCGTCGATACATCGCGCCTGCAACGGGCCAAGGACGCGGGCGTGCTGCAATCTGTGGACAGTGACATCCTGGAAGAGCGGATCCCCACCAACCTGCAAGATAACGATAACCAGTGGTTCGGTTTTTCCCAGCGCGCGCGGATCATCTTTTACGACAAAAATGACGTAAGCGAGCCACCGCTGGATTACCTCTCCCTCGCGGATCCGAAATACAAAGGGCTGGTGTGCCACCGCTCGTCTTCGAACGTCTATTCGCAAACGCTGCTGGCCTCGGTAATCCAGAACCATGGCGAGGAAGCTGCAACCACATGGGCGCAGGGCGTGGTTGATAACTTCGCACGCGATCCACAAGGTGGCGACACCGATCAGCTTGCAGCGCTTATCTCGGGCGAGTGTGACATATCGATCGCCAACACCTATTACTTTGCCCGCGCGCTGCGCACGGATGTGACCGGCGTGAGCGAGAATATCGACCAGATTGGGTGGGTTTTTCCCGCACAAGAGGCCGAGGGCGCGCATATGAACCTGTCGGGTGGTGGCGTTGCGGCCCATGCCCCTAACCGCGATAACGCGGTTGCCTTTCTCGAATACCTCTCGTCAGACCAGGCGCAGCAGTATTTCTCGTCCGGTAATGATGAATTCCCCGCCGTGGAAGGTGTCGCGCTCAGCGAAAGCGTGGCAAAACTGGGCACATACAAAGCGGATAAAGTGGACTTGTCCGCAGTGGCTCTGAACCTGCCTGCCGCGCAAAAAATCTTTAATGATGTTGGCTGGAAGTAA
- a CDS encoding citrate lyase subunit alpha, translated as MKMDTETQSGRMAALDWPVITSLGAVGAAPQATSPMQPTRPATEQTDKRLADLGAAFDTFDICDGAVLSFHHHYRNGDRLINAVLEEAARRGLRGLTIAPSSLFPVHVLLGAHIQSGVIGNVITDYAKGPVTDAMLSGALRSPLLLQSHGGRARALGTGALKVDVAFVGAPIAQADGACTGRGGTLPCGPLGYAMVDAGYARRTVICAHEITGAPLAHTDIPAAHVDAVVPFAHPGAVEGIASDTTLPAQTPQAQQIATLVAQVIAAAGVLRDGFSLQTGAGGFSLAAVPVIGAAMAQAGVRGSFVSGGITGAHVALQQAGLFARLHDVQCFDGAAVASSITNPDHFAMSASQYANPLHTGPIVNDLSVMVLGAVEVDRHFNINVTLGGDGRLIGGPGGHPDAAQGAQLTIVTTGLVAGGFAKLVEHVRCVTTSGKHVDVLVTDDGIAVHPKRPDLARDLEYAGLPVKPFEALMQKSALQASRARIPAALSPRLLIEDRSGGVLDWA; from the coding sequence ATGAAAATGGACACAGAGACGCAAAGCGGGAGGATGGCCGCGCTGGACTGGCCCGTGATAACATCGCTCGGGGCTGTGGGCGCTGCGCCGCAGGCCACATCGCCAATGCAGCCCACACGTCCAGCGACAGAACAGACCGACAAGCGGCTGGCCGACCTCGGGGCCGCATTCGATACCTTCGATATCTGCGACGGTGCTGTCCTGTCGTTTCACCATCATTACCGTAACGGCGACCGCCTGATAAATGCTGTGCTGGAAGAAGCGGCGCGGCGCGGACTGCGGGGATTAACCATCGCGCCCAGCTCGCTTTTTCCGGTTCACGTCCTACTTGGCGCACATATCCAAAGCGGCGTGATCGGCAATGTTATCACCGACTATGCCAAAGGTCCGGTGACAGACGCGATGCTGTCGGGTGCGCTGCGGTCCCCTTTGCTTTTGCAGAGCCACGGCGGCCGTGCGCGAGCACTCGGCACAGGTGCGCTAAAGGTTGATGTAGCGTTTGTGGGTGCGCCGATCGCGCAGGCGGATGGCGCTTGCACGGGGCGCGGCGGGACATTGCCTTGCGGGCCGCTTGGCTATGCCATGGTCGATGCAGGCTATGCCCGCCGCACCGTGATCTGTGCACACGAAATCACTGGCGCTCCCTTGGCGCACACAGACATTCCTGCCGCCCACGTAGACGCGGTTGTGCCCTTTGCACACCCGGGCGCGGTAGAAGGCATCGCAAGCGATACAACCCTGCCCGCGCAGACACCGCAGGCACAACAGATCGCGACGTTGGTGGCGCAGGTGATCGCCGCAGCGGGCGTATTGCGCGACGGGTTTTCGTTGCAAACAGGAGCGGGAGGTTTCTCCCTTGCGGCCGTGCCGGTGATCGGGGCAGCAATGGCGCAGGCAGGTGTGCGCGGCAGCTTTGTCTCCGGCGGCATCACAGGAGCACATGTGGCGCTGCAACAGGCCGGACTGTTCGCGCGTCTTCATGATGTGCAATGTTTTGATGGCGCGGCCGTAGCTTCCTCAATAACCAACCCCGACCATTTTGCGATGAGCGCGTCACAGTACGCCAACCCCCTGCACACCGGCCCAATCGTCAATGATCTGTCTGTGATGGTGCTGGGTGCCGTCGAGGTTGACCGGCATTTCAACATCAATGTTACCCTCGGAGGTGATGGCAGGCTGATTGGCGGGCCTGGCGGGCATCCTGACGCGGCACAGGGTGCGCAGTTGACGATTGTGACCACCGGACTGGTCGCGGGCGGCTTTGCCAAACTGGTCGAGCATGTGCGCTGCGTCACAACGTCAGGTAAGCATGTTGACGTTCTAGTGACCGATGATGGCATCGCGGTACATCCGAAGCGGCCCGATCTGGCACGCGATTTGGAATACGCGGGCCTTCCGGTCAAACCTTTCGAAGCATTGATGCAAAAAAGCGCCCTGCAAGCTTCCCGCGCAAGGATCCCTGCAGCTTTATCGCCCCGCCTTCTGATTGAGGATCGGAGTGGCGGCGTGCTCGACTGGGCCTGA
- a CDS encoding AAA family ATPase: MSVNTTPVSAGAALDALRHGFAAQMAGRLTSSWMLHGRPGIGKTEIVQQLANETGSRLYDLRLTTIEPQDLRGLPFYDHTTKRTVWYPPEDLPQSDDDGPTILFLDELTAAAPSLQPTVYGLLQERRVGQHALPAKTFIIAAGNMVEDGAVAYEMGTALSDRLIHLSLRAEANDWLTSYAVPHGLHEAVTAFIRTRPDLLDTTEETLRLGRMIACTPRSWTRASAILQATPDKRLRDLMLAGTLGDAAAAEFSLIVEDIAATVQAGAMLEARGAERIGMYPRSLHGLTALVYALVTLADAETLPATIDVMAGIEGLAEARTEPEFARLPLGELVTYGFELLIEKALAEGLQEAFRGSVSYAAYLARREE, from the coding sequence ATGTCTGTCAACACCACCCCCGTCTCTGCCGGCGCCGCGCTCGATGCGCTGAGGCACGGATTTGCTGCGCAAATGGCAGGGCGTCTGACTTCGTCGTGGATGCTGCACGGTCGACCCGGTATCGGCAAGACCGAGATCGTTCAACAGCTCGCGAACGAGACGGGCAGCCGCCTTTATGATTTGCGTCTCACCACGATAGAGCCGCAGGATCTGCGCGGATTGCCATTCTACGACCACACGACCAAGCGAACAGTCTGGTACCCACCGGAAGATTTGCCGCAGAGCGACGATGACGGGCCTACAATCCTTTTTCTTGATGAGTTGACAGCCGCAGCCCCCTCGCTCCAGCCAACAGTCTATGGGCTGTTGCAAGAGCGCCGCGTAGGTCAGCACGCGTTGCCCGCAAAGACCTTTATCATTGCTGCTGGCAATATGGTTGAGGATGGTGCCGTAGCCTATGAGATGGGTACCGCATTGTCGGACCGATTGATCCATCTGAGCCTGCGCGCGGAGGCAAATGACTGGCTCACCTCCTATGCCGTGCCTCATGGCCTCCATGAGGCCGTCACCGCTTTCATCCGGACCCGTCCCGATCTGCTTGATACGACCGAGGAGACTCTGAGGCTTGGCAGGATGATAGCCTGCACTCCGCGATCATGGACGCGGGCGAGTGCGATTTTGCAAGCGACTCCAGACAAGCGGTTGCGCGATCTTATGCTGGCGGGGACGCTTGGCGATGCCGCTGCGGCGGAATTTTCTTTGATCGTCGAGGACATCGCCGCCACGGTACAAGCTGGCGCTATGCTCGAGGCGCGAGGCGCTGAGCGCATTGGGATGTATCCCCGTAGTCTTCATGGTCTAACCGCGCTGGTCTATGCGCTTGTTACTCTTGCGGACGCCGAAACCCTCCCTGCGACCATCGACGTTATGGCAGGGATTGAGGGGCTCGCCGAGGCGCGTACAGAGCCTGAGTTTGCCCGCCTACCTTTGGGCGAATTAGTAACTTACGGCTTCGAGCTTTTGATTGAAAAGGCACTGGCAGAGGGTCTGCAAGAGGCATTTCGCGGCTCCGTGTCTTATGCCGCCTACCTTGCCCGCCGAGAGGAATGA